In Vicia villosa cultivar HV-30 ecotype Madison, WI unplaced genomic scaffold, Vvil1.0 ctg.000041F_1_1_1, whole genome shotgun sequence, the following are encoded in one genomic region:
- the LOC131622705 gene encoding uncharacterized protein LOC131622705, producing MNGIHRLIDNNGKSITNLKHLEQEVLKFYKGLIGTATPHLRHVDIEVLRKGKHIKESIKHDLIRTITEKEVREAINSIGDNKGSGLDGYNTKFFKSAWNIIKGDLMEALQDFFVRNQMFAAIECALVTLIPKTSDAKSIKELWPIACCIMVYKIISNTLAKRLSKVINEVVESSQYAFLPRRVIHDNIFMAHELLKGYSRKHVSPRCAIQMDIQKAYDTVEVPALNCILWELNFPKKIFDWIMICVSTVSFRYLINGQITEYINARCGLRQRYLVSPLLFMIVMDYLHKCLQKLNHQPNFNYHPRCEKLKKIKISFVDDMIVFYRGDYGSVKLLMKEFHGFS from the coding sequence ATGAATGGCATACATAGGCTTATTGATAATAATGGTAAAAGTATTACGAATCTTAAGCACTTGGAACAGGAAGTGCTGAAGTTTTATAAAGGCTTAATTGGTACTGCTACTCCTCATTTGAGACATGTTGACATAGAGGTGTTGAGAAAAGGAAAGCATATCAAAGAGAGTATTAAACATGACTTGATCAGGACCATAACTGAGAAAGAAGTGAGGGAGGCTATTAACAGCATTGGTGACAACAAGGGTTCAGGCCTTGATGGTTATAATACAAAGTTTTTCAAAAGTGCTTGGAATATCATCAAAGGAGATCTTATGGAAGCCCTTCAAGATTTCTTTGTTAGAAACCAAATGTTTGCTGCTATAGAATGTGCTCTTGTAACTCTTATTCCAAAAACATCTGATGCCAAGAGTATAAAGGAGCTTTGGCCTATAGCCTGTTGTATTATGGTCTACAAGATTATTTCAAATACTTTGGCCAAAAGGCTTAGTAAAGTCATTAATGAAGTTGTTGAAAGTAGCCAATATGCTTTCCTCCCAAGAAGAGTTATCCACGATAATATTTTCATGGCGCACGAATTATTGAAAGGGTATAGCCGCAAGCACGTGTCGCCTAGATGTGCCATTCAAATGGATATTCAAAAGGCGTACGACACGGTGGAAGTTCCAGCTTTGAATTGTATCTTATGGGAATTAAACTTCCCTAAAAAAATTTTTGATTGGATTATGATATGTGTCTCGACTGTTTCCTTTAGGTATTTGATCAATGGCCAGATTACTGAATATATCAATGCACGTTGTGGACTCAGACAGAGGTATCTTGTCTCTCCACTTCTgtttatgattgtgatggattaTCTCCACAAGTGTCTGCAAAAACTAAATCACCAGCCCAACTTCAACTACCACCCTCGGTGTGAGAAACTGAAGAAAATTAAGATTAgctttgtggatgatatgattgtatTCTACAGAGGAGATTATGGATCTGTTAAGTTGCTTATGAAGGAGTTTCATGGTTTCTCTTAG
- the LOC131622706 gene encoding zinc finger protein ZAT9-like has protein sequence MENNGRVCTICNRFFSNGKALGGHIKSHYSKLPIPPKPPLSRQVPEYSVESTQPPNHFITTSSLSTTNTRNNSIHNLRSLKRNCYYNLENFGRKIVFEFYPKKPTGKRSKRSRRQFNVIEEKEKNTQISVAGEKEENAQFNVAEENEESIQFQLVYDDHDMEAAKTLVIISAKEWQHIEEKYYQKKAKVCESDPVGFKCDICHEVFQSHQDFVGHDKMHKESNNLYEEVSVSGNEDDIVYAEVHKCMYCFEIFECDELLEKHRKGIHVMRKIVAQPRFRFLNNVVEQADYAKEKLSRNLFNTELMQEVERITGKFIQATEEEEKLLRQRSKVD, from the exons ATGGAGAATAATGGTCGAGTATGCACCATTTGTAATAGGTTCTTTTCTAATGGGAAGGCTTTGGGAGGCCACATAAAATCCCACTATTCCAAATTACCAATCCCTCCAAAACCTCCATTAAGTAGGCAAGTACCTGAATATTCAGTAGAGTCAACCCAACCTCCAAATCACTTTATCACCACATCTTCCTTATCAACTACAAATACAAGAAATAACTCCATACACAATCTTAGATCTTTGAAAAGAAACTGCTATTATAACCTAGAAAACTTTGGTAGGAAAATTGTGTTCGAGTTTTATCCAAAAAAACCAACTGGAAAAAGATCGAAACGCAGTCGTAGACAATTCAATGtgattgaagaaaaagaaaagaatacccAAATTAGCGTGGCTGGAGAAAAAGAAGAGAATGCACAATTTAATGTCgctgaagaaaatgaagagagcATACAATTTCAATTAGTGTATGATGATCATGATATGGAAGCTGCTAAAACACTGGTTATTATTTCTGCGAAAGAATGGCAACATATCGAGGAGAAATACTATCAAAAGAAGGCAAAAGTTTGTGAAAGTGATCCCGTTGGATTTAAGTGTGATATTTGTCATGAAGTGTTTCAATCTCATCAAGATTTTGTTGGACATGATAAAATGCATAAGGAAAGTAATAATCTATATGAAGAAGTCAGCGTAAGTGGAAACGAAGATGATATTGTATATGCAGAAGTGCATAAGTGTATGTATTGCTTCGAAATCTTTGAATGTGATGAATTACTTGAGAAACACAGGAAG GGCATTCATGTAATGAGGAAAATAGTTGCTCAACCTAGATTTAGGTTTTTAAACAATGTGGTGGAACAAGCAGATTATGCAAAG GAGAAGCTTAGCAGGAACTTGTTTAATACTGAGTTGATGCAAGAAGTGGAGAGGATAACGGGTAAATTTATACAGGCTACTGAAGAAGAGGAAAAACTTCTCAGacaaagatctaaagttgattaG